Proteins from one Homalodisca vitripennis isolate AUS2020 chromosome 3, UT_GWSS_2.1, whole genome shotgun sequence genomic window:
- the LOC124357254 gene encoding radial spoke head protein 9 homolog, translating into MDLKSLYSTVHWLEFSSFIFNSEYYTLLTNSLLILQNENHLKKVFFWGIIQCTEIDYYIVFGYKTDAISDRKFFYSDDCQNWKLLPIPQREHLILTELCTKPFKGDPGLVIEIVDDSPSEDLFASELKEDEQIETKELGSEQADQKDKEETRKSNQEKQDEVKNSIVEDKPVVGKGSKSEVGEAELGNKSEAEKEAGETKEDEKPDDNSNQNNPKLSQDENKPIGTTEELPPITSGELKEEDRLAAIIHIISEETSLAPRGGLFKQTDGFTIHSKAFEGLQLEDADELCSFQHYRRPQQDWNCNLMSRTDYNYAIDFLDTIDKDIPSDCWTAQLVEGDRAIILRNLHWPGFSFFHHLTTPEHGFVYIGAGQRNLDIPFMTQIYAPIIKEKSSLAVSVKTSEEKPTVEFKEDEEDMNITERESSKEIKDKINTSA; encoded by the exons ATGGATTTGAAGAGTCTTTACAGCACAGTTCATTGGTTGGAGTTTTCTTCATTCATATTCAATTCTGAGTACTACACACTTTTGACTAactcattattaattttacaaaatgaaaatcatttaaaaaaagtgtttttctgGGGTATTATACAGTGTACCgaaatagattattatatagtttttggaTACAAGACTGATGCAATAAGTGATAGAAAATTCTTCTACAG TGATGACTGCCAGAATTGGAAACTGCTGCCCATTCCTCAAAGGGAACAtctcattcttactgagctgtgCACAAAGCCTTTTAAAGGAGATCCTGGTTTAGTTATAGAGATTGTGGATGATTCTCCTTCTGAGGATCTGTTTGCATCCGAATTAAAAGAAGATGAACAAATAGAAACAAAAGAACTTGGGAGCGAACAAGCAGATCAGAAAGATAAAGAGGAAACACGAAAgtcaaatcaagaaaaacaagatGAAGTAAAAAATTCTATTGTAGAAGACAAACCTGTAGTTGGTAAAGGAAGTAAATCTGAAGTTGGGGAGGCAGAACTGGGAAACAAATCTGAAGCAGAAAAGGAAGCTGGGGAAACAAAGGAAGATGAAAAACCTGATGATAATAGTAATcaaaataatccaaaattatCACAAGATGAAAACAAACCAATTGGTACTACAGAAGAACTT CCACCAATAACTAGTGGGGAACTGAAGGAAGAAGACCGCTTGGCTGCTATAATACACATTATTTCCGAAGAGACCTCTCTAGCCCCTCGAGGAGGGTTATTTAAGCAGACAGATGGATTCACAATTCACAGTAAAGCTTTTGAAGGACTCCAGCTGGAGGATGCTGATGAACTCTGTAGCTTCCAGCATTACAGAAGACCTCAACAGGATTGGAACTGCAACCTGATGAGCAGGACTGACTACAATTATGCAATTGATTTCCTCGACACCATCGACAAGGATATACCCTCAG ATTGCTGGACTGCTCAACTGGTGGAGGGAGATCGAGCAATCATCCTACGAAATCTTCACTGGCCTGGGTTTTCATTCTTCCATCACCTGACCACACCAGAACATGGATTTGTGTACATCGGTGCTGGCCAACGCAATCTAGATATTCCATTCATGACTCAG ATTTATGCACCAATTATTAAAGAGAAGTCCTCATTGGCAGTCAGTGTGAAAACCAGCGAAGAGAAACCAACTGTAGAATTCAAGGAAGATGAAGAAGATATGAACATAACTGAGAGAGAATCTTCTAAAgaaattaaagacaaaataaacacCTCAGCTTGA